The Pocillopora verrucosa isolate sample1 chromosome 14, ASM3666991v2, whole genome shotgun sequence genome has a segment encoding these proteins:
- the LOC131777698 gene encoding uncharacterized protein isoform X1: MFNPRKKTSRKVGKEEQKRKGKAPMFTHRRGIFSKRAVSDDVAKPWAAVGTWFLGPKAENADVFIELMKDAIKAHMDFRQGFYPCDPPYVTDELRQAESFKQSYEKMKTELDNLQKDMYRSVPFFSTRYKGHVNWDTAVPANLGYMASILWNQNNCAAEGGPATTGYEVQVGGDLCEMVGLNRDTSLGHLVAGGSVANIEAIWVARNLKYYALGLQEALLKEEQLRGARDYEIHLPQNNTPILLINATQWELLNLDTDIIIKMPSEVATLAKIDQAALRKILADYLYESIGAQEFCNRHMLTTTPCVVVASTYHVSLLKAVTITGLGKECLVTVPVDANARMNSEALEIILREKLSKRIPVISVISIMGTTEESAVDPLVDILSIRKKLSKKGLNFSIHADAAWGAYFSCMFREHYEPLMAAKEGFVPELQLNSHVTEQLKALNQCDTITVDPHKSGFCPYPAGAICYRNQDLNNFLSLTSDVVYYHGNINFGDLGLEGSKPGAAAAGVLLANRVIGLHKNGYGRILAECMFTSKILYCYWVCMAEDHDDFVCETTKPLPTETIPIAPNSDVKVDYKTFIKRNVLGKSNEELSQDEYTMYILKEIGPDTMIPCFSVNIRGNEDVKQCNDIVGAIFNDLSHASTEQSEQRVPMIVTSSTMQDHKYSLALKKFKERLGLSTDNKEGVKYVITTCLDPWSTSLEFMDDFADIMRNTILNAIGTVTDKEDCHSFVCTDKVNSQNEVFVCYVGSFGNFRQTQHQYFSVARFKFHSEADVATFNDTVQKAGDQPVVMQNLKNEPRVLHDLLFNDSGEKRETVKFNFFVGLPNGNNEPFMTADMEIKDVPRYDHFDKADDQYPDVATYVMYGDLKDAYLFHYPTKYPDYLQIVRLTEVHEGLGDDSEKSVILKQGVDAELPMVPGSPTTDPETGKIKDPLEETKYDIEFVGIQGQEIKTTVMIQKKIWFDGEVLNKSAVA; the protein is encoded by the exons ATGTTCAACCCACGAAAGAAAACGTCGCGCAAGGTCGGAAAAGAGGAGCAGAAACGGAAAGGAAAGGCGCCTATGTTCACCCATAGACGTGGCATTTTTTCCAAACGTGCTGTTAGCGACGATGTAGCAAAACCATGGGCTGCTGTTGGGACTTGGTTTCTTGGACCAAAAGCGGAGAATGCTGACGTGTTTATTGAACTAATGAAGGACGCCATAAAAGCCCACATGGACTTTCGCCAAGG TTTCTACCCTTGTGATCCACCGTACGTCACAGACGAGCTGCGACAAGCAGAGTCTTTCAAACAATCCtatgagaaaatgaaaacggaATTGGATAATCTTCAGAAGGACATGTACAGATCTGTTCCATTTTTTAGCACTAGATACAAG GGACATGTCAACTGGGACACTGCAGTTCCCGCAAATCTTGGGTACATGGCCTCCATTTTGTGGAACCAAAACAACTGCGCAGCTGAAGGTGGACCGGCAACTACTGGGTACGAGGTCCAGGTTGGTGGAGACCTGTGTGAAATGGTCGGCCTGAACAGGGATACCAGCTTAGGGCATTTGGTAGCTGGAGGATCTGTCGCTAACATTGAAGCGATATGGGTGGCAAGAAATCTTAAGTACTATGCACTGGGACTTCAAGAAGCATTGCTAAAGGAAGAACAGTTAAGAGGCGCACGTGATTACGAG ATACACCTTCCTCAGAATAATACTCCAATTCTTTTGATCAACGCTACACAATGGGAACTCCTCAATCTGGATACTGACATAATCATCAAGATGCCCTCTGAGGTGGCAACCCTGGCTAAAATTGATCAGGCAGCGCTTCGGAAAATCTTGGCTGACTACCTCTACGAGTCCATCGGTGCTCAGGAATTCTGCAATCGTCATATGCTAACTACAACACCTTGTGTTGTGGTTGCTAGTACCTATCATGTGTCCCTCCTCAAAGCGGTAACCATCACGGGTCTTGGAAAAGAGTGTCTGGTGACAGTTCCTGTTGATGCGAACGCTCGCATGAACTCTGAGG CGCTGGAAATTATTCTGCGAGAGAAGTTGTCGAAAAGAATCCCTGTCATCAGTGTCATCAGTATCATGGGGACAACTGAAGAGAGTGCAGTTGATCCACTTGTGGACATCCTCTCAATAAGGAAAAAGCTAAGTAAAAAG gGGCTGAATTTTAGTATCCACGCGGACGCAGCCTGGGGAGCATACTTCTCATGCATGTTCCGTGAACATTATGAACCTTTAATGGCTGCAAAAGAAGGCTTTGTTCCTGAACTCCAGCTTAATAGCCACGTTACAGAGCAGCTGAAGGCTCTGAACCAGTGTGACACCATTACTGTAGATCCTCACAAATCTGGATTCTGCCCGTACCCAGCTGGGGCAATCTGCTACCGTAACCAAGATCTCAATAACTTCCTTTCTTTAACCAGTGATGTAGTCTACTATCATGGTAATATCAACTTTGGAGACCTTGGCCTGGAAGGATCAAAACCTGGTGCAGCTGCCGCTGGAGTGCTGCTTGCCAACAGG GTGATTGGGCTGCACAAGAATGGATATGGCCGCATCTTGGCCGAGTGCATGTTCACCTCGAAGATCCTTTATTGCTACTGGGTTTGTATGGCAGAGGATCATGACGATTTCGTATGTGAAACAACCAAGCCACTTCCAACCGAAACAATCCCTATTGCCCCCAACAGCGATGTCAAGGTTGATTACAAAACTTTCATTAAACGCAACGTGTTGGGGAAATCCAATGAAGAGCTGTCTCAG gaCGAATACACAATGTACATCCTCAAAGAAATTGGACCTGATACCATGATTCCTTGCTTCTCCGTGAATATCCGCGGAAATGAAGATGTGAAACAATGTAATGATATCGTCGGTGCAATTTTTAACGACCTGAGCCACGCTTCCACCGAACAATCTGAACAGAGGGTCCCTATGATTGTGACGTCTTCTACAATGCAAGATCACAAGTACAGCTTAGCTCTGAAGAAATTCAAGGAAAGACTTGGg CTAAGCACGGACAACAAAGAAGGAGTGAAGTACGTTATCACCACATGTCTGGATCCGTGGTCCACTTCGTTGGAATTCATGGACGACTTTGCTGACATCATGAGGAACACAATCCTCAATGCTATAGGAACA GTCACGGACAAGGAAGATTGCCACAGTTTTGTTTGTACAGATAAGGTGAATAGTCAGAACGAAGTGTTCGTGTGTTATGTTGGAAGCTTTGGAAACTTTCGCCAAACTCAGCACCAGTACTTCTCAGTTGCAAGGTTTAAGTTCCACTCAGAAGCCGACGTGGCTACTTTCAATGACACTGTGCAGAAAGCTGGTGACCAGCCTGTGGTGATGCAAAATCTCAAAAACGAACCAAGGGTGCTTCATGACCTGCTGTTTAACGATTCaggggaaaaaagagaaaccgtgaagtttaatttctttgttgGCCTCCCCAATGGAAATAATGAACCGTTCATGACGGCCGACATGGAGATCAAAGACGTGCCCCGCTATGACCACTTCGACAAAGCCGATGACCAGTACCCTGATGTTGCTACCTACGTCATGTATGGTGACTTGAAAGATGCCTACCTGTTCCATTATCCGACAAAGTACCCTGATTACTTGCAG ATTGTCAGACTTACAGAAGTCCATGAAGGCTTGGGCGATGATAGTGAAAAATCCGTGATTCTGAAGCAAGGCGTGGATGCTGAGTTGCCCATGGTTCCCGGCTCCCCAACCACTGACCCTGAAACTGGGAAGATCAAGGACCCCTTGGAAGAAACCAAATACGACATAGAATTCGTAGGAATTCAAGGGCAGGAAATTAAAACCACTGTCATGATACAAAAGAAGATTTGGTTTGACGGTGAAGTGCTAAACAAATCTGCAGTTGCATAA
- the LOC131777699 gene encoding uncharacterized protein, whose product MFRPRQKRTAQKAVGSGGKKPRLSKAPMYTPRREVLYRGGNKKGKHDHWAALGAWFLGPKAENGDVFRDLLTGAVDHHIAFRHNYFPCDPPYVTDELREAASFKNSMEHLKTEVDNLQKDLEKSVPFFSSRYKGHVLWETAMPANLGYMTAMLFNQNNCAAEASTVTTKFEVEVGKDLCIMMGYDGDKAMGHLTAGGSVANIEAIWAGRNVKYFPLGLQEALLKEEKLAAARSYKITFPQRGGEKGELQSASQWELLNLDVDTILRMPKDVEDLTGLQHQEFMGVMGQYLYESVGAQEFARRHMLTQSPCVIVPSTAHISLTKAVTILGLGRESLVTVAVDEDARMEPKDLERILQEKLKNEIPVITVVSVMGTTEESAVDPLAAILELREKFRAKGLCFSLHADGAWGGYFCSMLRDSKSNLVAAGSEGFVPELWLSPYVKEQLSVMDQCDTITIDPHKSGFCPYPAGALCYRDKLMNTFLQITTTVVYYHGDMTLGDIGIEGSKPGAAAAGVMLANRVIGLDKNGYGRILAECMFTAKIMYCLWVTLAQDDDTFVLETTKSLPKKYKKMSEKQQKEFIRERILGKSNEELVKDEEAMEYLLEVGPDTMIPCFSVNLKGNRSVEKCNEINLALFQDLCHTSSEHTARRVPMIVTASSLVPHKHSAAVPNFKKRLGLEHDNDTPVKYIITTCMDPWATSTEFLDDMGDILRNAILNAIGTCTDPKVLHNFVTTGVVNQENEVIASYIGDFNDVSKQYDNVVKLKFLHDKDAEKYISMQEKLLKTSSEPQPIVFRSKKQRFHEIFFEESEYAGEKEKFDCFVGMPSDHDKNPFMSVKMKIIDVPRYEHFDKGDYQDHGNYFMYGDKKSVFLFHIPTKSPDFFQVVQLDGVPDNVGTEKVVDLLLRYGTEVEIPSISGSPKIENGEVQDPLTKNKFDISFVGIDGAEVTSKVKIARKIWFSGTTV is encoded by the exons ATGTTTCGGCCACGCCAGAAAAGAACCGCTCAAAAAGCCGTTGGCTCCGGAGGAAAGAAGCCTCGACTGTCCAAGGCCCCTATGTACACTCCGCGGCGAGAAGTTCTGTACCGTGGAGGTAATAAAAAAGGCAAACATGACCATTGGGCAGCCCTGGGAGCCTGGTTCCTAGGGCCCAAAGCGGAAAATGGAGATGTGTTTAGAGACCTTTTGACGGGAGCTGTCGACCATCATATCGCATTTCGTCACAA CTATTTCCCCTGTGATCCACCGTATGTGACGGATGAGCTCCGAGAGGCTGCATCTTTTAAGAATTCCATGGAACATTTGAAGACAGAAGTGGACAACTTGCAGAAAGACCTGGAGAAATCTGTGCCATTTTTTAGCTCTAGATACAAG GGACACGTTCTTTGGGAGACAGCCATGCCAGCTAACCTTGGCTATATGACTGCCATGTTGTTTAACCAGAACAACTGCGCAGCAGAGGCATCGACTGTTACCACAAAATTCGAGGTGGAAGTTGGGAAGGATTTGTGTATCATGATGGGATATGATGGCGATAAAGCCATGGGTCACCTCACTGCTGGTGGGTCTGTGGCCAACATTGAAGCAATTTGGGCTGGAAGAAATGTCAAATACTTTCCATTAGGATTGCAGGAGGCTTTGCTGAAGGAAGAAAAACTTGCTGCTGCTAGAAGTTATAAG ATAACCTTTCCTCAAAGAGGAGGAGAAAAAGGAGAACTTCAGAGTGCTTCCCAATGGGAACTCCTCAATCTTGACGTCGACACCATTCTAAGAATGCCAAAAGACGTGGAAGATTTAACTGGTCTCCAGCATCAAGAGTTCATGGGCGTCATGGGCCAGTATCTCTATGAATCTGTTGGAGCGCAAGAGTTTGCTCGCCGCCACATGTTGACACAGAGTCCTTGTGTGATTGTACCAAGCACAGCACACATATCCCTTACCAAAGCAGTTACAATTCTAGGACTGGGACGAGAGAGCCTCGTCACTGTGGCAGTTGACGAAGATGCTCGGATGGAACCAAAGG ATCTGGAAAGAATTTTGcaggaaaaactaaaaaacgaGATTCCGGTGATTACTGTTGTGTCTGTTATGGGTACAACAGAAGAGAGCGCGGTGGATCCACTCGCAGCGATTTTGGAACTTCGAGAAAAGTTTAGAGCTAAG GGCCTTTGCTTCAGCTTGCACGCGGACGGGGCTTGGGGAGGATACTTCTGTAGCATGTTACGAGATTCTAAGAGTAATCTTGTAGCCGCTGGTAGCGAGGGATTTGTTCCCGAGTTGTGGCTGAGTCCATATGTTAAAGAGCAGTTGTCAGTCATGGACCAGTGCGATACCATCACTATTGACCCACACAAATCTGGCTTCTGTCCTTACCCCGCTGGAGCATTATGCTACAGAGACAAGTTGATGAACACCTTTCTTCAGATCACCACCACTGTTGTGTATTATCATGGAGACATGACACTAGGAGACATCGGCATCGAAGGATCCAAACCAGGAGCTGCTGCCGCTGGGGTCATGTTGGCAAACAGG GTCATCGGTCTCGACAAGAATGGCTACGGTCGTATCCTAGCTGAATGTATGTTTACTGCCAAGATCATGTACTGCCTGTGGGTAACACTAGCTCAGGACGATGACACCTTTGTCTTGGAAACGACGAAATCGCTtccaaaaaaatacaaaaagatgTCAGAAAAGCAGCAAAAGGAGTTTATCAGAGAGAGAATTCTGGGGAAAAGCAACGAAGAACTCgttaag GATGAAGAAGCTATGGAGTATCTCCTGGAGGTTGGTCCCGACACCATGATACCGTGTTTTTCTGTCAACTTGAAAGGAAACAGAAGTGTTGAAAAGTGCAATGAGATCAACTTGGCACTATTCCAGGACCTGTGTCACACATCTAGCGAGCACACCGCGCGTCGAGTTCCAATGATTGTGACAGCATCAAGTTTGGTTCCCCATAAACACAGTGCTGCTGTTCCGAATTTCAAGAAAAGATTAGGG ttGGAACACGACAATGACACACCTGTCAAATACATCATCACAACCTGCATGGATCCATGGGCCACGTCCACAGAATTCTTAGACGACATGGGTGACATTTTGAGGAATGCAATCCTTAACGCAATTGGAACG TGCACCGATCCCAAAGTTCTCCACAACTTTGTCACCACAGGAGTTGTCAATCAGGAGAACGAAGTGATCGCATCTTACATCGGAGACTTCAACGATGTTTCCAAGCAGTATGACAACGTGGTGAAACTGAAGTTCCTCCACGACAAAGACGCCGAAAAGTATATTTCCATGCAAGAAAAACTGCTTAAGACCAGCAGTGAGCCTCAGCCAATCGTGTTTAGAAGCAAAAAACAAAGGTTTCACGAAATCTTCTTTGAAGAGTCCGAGTACGCTGGTGAAAAGGAAAAGTTCGATTGCTTCGTTGGTATGCCTTCTGATCATGACAAGAATCCATTCATGTCTGTAAAGATGAAGATCATTGATGTTCCACGTTACGAGCACTTTGACAAGGGCGATTACCAAGATCACGGTAACTACTTCATGTATGGCGACAAGAAGAGTGTGTTCCTGTTTCACATTCCGACCAAAAGTCCAGATTTCTTTCAG GTGGTTCAGCTTGATGGCGTCCCTGATAATGTTGGCACGGAGAAGGTGGTGGACTTATTGCTCAGATATGGAACCGAGGTGGAGATTCCGAGCATCTCTGGTTCACCAAAGATCGAGAATGGAGAGGTTCAAGACCCCTTAACCAAGAACAAGTTCGACATCTCCTTCGTGGGAATCGATGGTGCAGAGGTCACGTCCAAAGTGAAAATAGCAAGGAAAATCTGGTTTTCTGGAACTACCGTGTAA
- the LOC131777698 gene encoding uncharacterized protein isoform X2 — MFTHRRGTFSKRAVSDDVAKPWAAVGTWFLGPKAENAEVFIELMKDAIKAHMDFRQGFFLCDPPYVTDELRQAESFEKSYEKMKTELDNLQKDMYRSVPFFSTRYKGHVNWDTAVPANLGYMASILWNQNNCAAEGGPATTGYEVQVGGDLCEMVGLNRDTSLGHLVAGGSVANIEAIWVARNLKYYALGLQEALLKEEQLRGARDYEIHLPQNNTPILLINATQWELLNLDTDIIIKMPSEVATLAKIDQAALRKILADYLYESIGAQEFCNRHMLTTTPCVVVASTYHVSLLKAVTITGLGKECLVTVPVDANARMNSEALEIILREKLSKRIPVISVISIMGTTEESAVDPLVDILSIRKKLSKKGLNFSIHADAAWGAYFSCMFREHYEPLMAAKEGFVPELQLNSHVTEQLKALNQCDTITVDPHKSGFCPYPAGAICYRNQDLNNFLSLTSDVVYYHGNINFGDLGLEGSKPGAAAAGVLLANRVIGLHKNGYGRILAECMFTSKILYCYWVCMAEDHDDFVCETTKPLPTETIPIAPNSDVKVDYKTFIKRNVLGKSNEELSQDEYTMYILKEIGPDTMIPCFSVNIRGNEDVKQCNDIVGAIFNDLSHASTEQSEQRVPMIVTSSTMQDHKYSLALKKFKERLGLSTDNKEGVKYVITTCLDPWSTSLEFMDDFADIMRNTILNAIGTVTDKEDCHSFVCTDKVNSQNEVFVCYVGSFGNFRQTQHQYFSVARFKFHSEADVATFNDTVQKAGDQPVVMQNLKNEPRVLHDLLFNDSGEKRETVKFNFFVGLPNGNNEPFMTADMEIKDVPRYDHFDKADDQYPDVATYVMYGDLKDAYLFHYPTKYPDYLQIVRLTEVHEGLGDDSEKSVILKQGVDAELPMVPGSPTTDPETGKIKDPLEETKYDIEFVGIQGQEIKTTVMIQKKIWFDGEVLNKSAVA; from the exons ATGTTCACCCATAGACGTGGCACTTTTTCCAAACGTGCTGTTAGCGACGATGTAGCAAAACCATGGGCTGCTGTTGGGACTTGGTTTCTTGGACCAAAAGCGGAGAATGCTGAGGTATTTATTGAACTAATGAAGGACGCCATAAAAGCCCACATGGACTTTCGCCAAGG TTTCTTCCTTTGTGATCCACCGTACGTCACAGACGAGCTGCGACAAGCAGAGTCTTTCGAAAAATCCtatgagaaaatgaaaacggaATTGGATAATCTTCAGAAGGACATGTACAGATCTGTTCCATTTTTTAGCACGAGATACAAG GGACATGTCAACTGGGACACTGCAGTTCCCGCAAATCTTGGGTACATGGCCTCCATTTTGTGGAACCAAAACAACTGCGCAGCTGAAGGTGGACCGGCAACTACTGGGTACGAGGTCCAGGTTGGTGGAGACCTGTGTGAAATGGTCGGCCTGAACAGGGATACCAGCTTAGGGCATTTGGTAGCTGGAGGATCTGTCGCTAACATTGAAGCGATATGGGTGGCAAGAAATCTTAAGTACTATGCACTGGGACTTCAAGAAGCATTGCTAAAGGAAGAACAGTTAAGAGGCGCACGTGATTACGAG ATACACCTTCCTCAGAATAATACTCCAATTCTTTTGATCAACGCTACACAATGGGAACTCCTCAATCTGGATACTGACATAATCATCAAGATGCCCTCTGAGGTGGCAACCCTGGCTAAAATTGATCAGGCAGCGCTTCGGAAAATCTTGGCTGACTACCTCTACGAGTCCATCGGTGCTCAGGAATTCTGCAATCGTCATATGCTAACTACAACACCTTGTGTTGTGGTTGCTAGTACCTATCATGTGTCCCTCCTCAAAGCGGTAACCATCACGGGTCTTGGAAAAGAGTGTCTGGTGACAGTTCCTGTTGATGCGAACGCTCGCATGAACTCTGAGG CGCTGGAAATTATTCTGCGAGAGAAGTTGTCGAAAAGAATCCCTGTCATCAGTGTCATCAGTATCATGGGGACAACTGAAGAGAGTGCAGTTGATCCACTTGTGGACATCCTCTCAATAAGGAAAAAGCTAAGTAAAAAG gGGCTGAATTTTAGTATCCACGCGGACGCAGCCTGGGGAGCATACTTCTCATGCATGTTCCGTGAACATTATGAACCTTTAATGGCTGCAAAAGAAGGCTTTGTTCCTGAACTCCAGCTTAATAGCCACGTTACAGAGCAGCTGAAGGCTCTGAACCAGTGTGACACCATTACTGTAGATCCTCACAAATCTGGATTCTGCCCGTACCCAGCTGGGGCAATCTGCTACCGTAACCAAGATCTCAATAACTTCCTTTCTTTAACCAGTGATGTAGTCTACTATCATGGTAATATCAACTTTGGAGACCTTGGCCTGGAAGGATCAAAACCTGGTGCAGCTGCCGCTGGAGTGCTGCTTGCCAACAGG GTGATTGGGCTGCACAAGAATGGATATGGCCGCATCTTGGCCGAGTGCATGTTCACCTCGAAGATCCTTTATTGCTACTGGGTTTGTATGGCAGAGGATCATGACGATTTCGTATGTGAAACAACCAAGCCACTTCCAACCGAAACAATCCCTATTGCCCCCAACAGCGATGTCAAGGTTGATTACAAAACTTTCATTAAACGCAACGTGTTGGGGAAATCCAATGAAGAGCTGTCTCAG gaCGAATACACAATGTACATCCTCAAAGAAATTGGACCTGATACCATGATTCCTTGCTTCTCCGTGAATATCCGCGGAAATGAAGATGTGAAACAATGTAATGATATCGTCGGTGCAATTTTTAACGACCTGAGCCACGCTTCCACCGAACAATCTGAACAGAGGGTCCCTATGATTGTGACGTCTTCTACAATGCAAGATCACAAGTACAGCTTAGCTCTGAAGAAATTCAAGGAAAGACTTGGg CTAAGCACGGACAACAAAGAAGGAGTGAAGTACGTTATCACCACATGTCTGGATCCGTGGTCCACTTCGTTGGAATTCATGGACGACTTTGCTGACATCATGAGGAACACAATCCTCAATGCTATAGGAACA GTCACGGACAAGGAAGATTGCCACAGTTTTGTTTGTACAGATAAGGTGAATAGTCAGAACGAAGTGTTCGTGTGTTATGTTGGAAGCTTTGGAAACTTTCGCCAAACTCAGCACCAGTACTTCTCAGTTGCAAGGTTTAAGTTCCACTCAGAAGCCGACGTGGCTACTTTCAATGACACTGTGCAGAAAGCTGGTGACCAGCCTGTGGTGATGCAAAATCTCAAAAACGAACCAAGGGTGCTTCATGACCTGCTGTTTAACGATTCaggggaaaaaagagaaaccgtgaagtttaatttctttgttgGCCTCCCCAATGGAAATAATGAACCGTTCATGACGGCCGACATGGAGATCAAAGACGTGCCCCGCTATGACCACTTCGACAAAGCCGATGACCAGTACCCTGATGTTGCTACCTACGTCATGTATGGTGACTTGAAAGATGCCTACCTGTTCCATTATCCGACAAAGTACCCTGATTACTTGCAG ATTGTCAGACTTACAGAAGTCCATGAAGGCTTGGGCGATGATAGTGAAAAATCCGTGATTCTGAAGCAAGGCGTGGATGCTGAGTTGCCCATGGTTCCCGGCTCCCCAACCACTGACCCTGAAACTGGGAAGATCAAGGACCCCTTGGAAGAAACCAAATACGACATAGAATTCGTAGGAATTCAAGGGCAGGAAATTAAAACCACTGTCATGATACAAAAGAAGATTTGGTTTGACGGTGAAGTGCTAAACAAATCTGCAGTTGCATAA
- the LOC136278344 gene encoding 5-hydroxytryptamine receptor 7-like gives MGCEPPTYLSYFSMIASLCLSCITIAGNLLVLLAVHQDPYKELRKPFTVLIANLALADLTAGAITEPMAVYFTYQEVQGSVVNDLAVYITHLSYFMSCTTSVLTLSVLAIDRYLAISYSLWYKCHVTLSCTIKICMALWIMSVLLSLPYIKTGYINFAFVFANTAVLSTACVLVFAYYRIFKSLRIRTIQVGVLHEGRSQRCERQKSLLLESKLTKLYLMMLGIFLLCFVPSCLFIYVLYCCSLCDCYVIHWLRDISFLLVLSNSSLNPILYSLQLKSFRRVYKSMCKCGKKNRVRAVMGQGT, from the coding sequence ATGGGTTGTGAACCACCAACATATCTTTCTTACTTCTCTATGATTGCATCACTGTGCCTCTCGTGCATTACCATCGCGGGGAACCTTTTGGTCTTGTTAGCAGTTCATCAAGACCCTTACAAAGAACTGCGCAAACCTTTCACTGTCTTAATCGCTAACCTGGCACTGGCAGATTTGACCGCGGGCGCCATAACAGAACCGATGGCGGTGTACTTCACATATCAGGAAGTGCAAGGAAGTGTAGTAAATGATCTGGCCGTGTATATTACGCATTTGAGCTATTTCATGTCATGCACAACTTCAGTATTAACCCTTAGTGTTCTTGCAATTGATAGATATCTAGCCATATCGTATTCTTTGTGGTATAAATGTCATGTCACTTTGTCTTGCACCATAAAAATCTGCATGGCTTTGTGGATCATGTCTGTGCTATTATCACTGCCATACATCAAGACAGGTTATATCAATTTTGCGTTTGTTTTCGCCAACACGGCAGTGCTTAGTACAGCATGTGTTCTAGTTTTCGCTTATTACCGAATATTTAAATCTCTCAGGATTCGCACGATTCAAGTGGGAGTCTTACACGAGGGTAGAAGTCAACGGTGCGAAAGGCAGAAGTCACTGCTTTTAGAAAGCAAATTAACCAAGCTATACTTGATGATGTTGGGgatatttttgttgtgttttgtccCTTCTTGTTTGTTCATCTATGTTTTGTATTGTTGTTCTCTGTGTGATTGTTATGTCATTCACTGGTTAAGAGACATAAGTTTCCTGCTCGTTTTAAGCAACAGCTCCCTCAATCCAATCTTGTACAGCTTACAACTGAAATCTTTTCGTAGAGTTTATAAAAGTATGTGCAAATGTGGGAAGAAAAACCGTGTGAGGGCAGTTATGGGACAAGGGACCTAA